tttttctcaGAAGAAGCGCAGCATACTGCGAAGATTAAACATGGACTTTGTGTATATAAAGTCCATATCATACcttatcatatcacacacacacacacacacacacacatatatatatatatatatatatatatatatatatatcacacacacacacatatatatatatatatatgtgtgtgtgtgtgtgtgtgtgtgtgtgtgtgtgtgtgtgtgtaaaatatcataatcatcgtcatcatcattatcacaagtatacacaaaaacaaaaaaatccaactttGTAAGTAATGACCACAActctacaacaataataataatataaaaaaaatgaaacgaaaacaaattccttagtttcagtttcagtttcaaggatgtgtcaaaacgtgcggactgatccatatagaaTCCCTGAGATCATCAATAGTATTGTAACCACAGGTTTACCATTTTAGAAtcattgtttgtatttgtatttcttttcatcacaaaagatttctctgtgtgaaattcgggctgctctccccagggagagcgcgtcgctacactacagcgccacctatttttttgtatttttttcctgtgtgtagttttatttgtttttcatatagaagtggatttttctacagaattttgccaggaacaacccttttgttgccgtgggttcttttacgtgcgctaagtgcatgctgcacacgggacctcagtttatcgtctcatccgaatgactagcgtccagaccaccactcaaggtctaatggagggggagaaaatatcggcggctgagccgtgattcgaaccagcgtgctcagattctctggcttcctaggcggacgcgttacctctaggccatcactccactgtggtgattcccttctgtgcattTTCTTCTCAGCCCACTACAGTTTGGAGCATTGCAGAGAGAGTTATCACCATCAGCGGCCTCACCACAGTCACAATCTTATTCTTTTAAATATACTAAAAATCACAACAGTTTCACCATTATCACAACTTTCCGTATGACATAAACTGCCATCAACACAAACAGTTTCACAGCAATCACAAATTTTCCGGATCAAATTGACATCACCGCAACCAATTTCACAGCAATCATAAATTTACCTTATCAAATAAATTGACATCACCGCAACCAATTTCACAGCAATAATAAATTTACCATATCAAATAAATTGACATCACCGCAAACGGTTTCACAGCAATCGCAAATTATCAAATTAACTTCTGTCATTGCAAACACAAACAGCTTCACCACTATCATAAGTATACCTTTTTCAAATAAACTGCTACCACCGCAAAGCACAAGTTAACCCATGAAATAAACTACAATCACTGCAAACAGTTTCAGCGCAATTACAGATTTCAGTTTTAAGATGTCAAAGGGTGCAGACGAAGAATAATCCATAATTGTACACTGTACCCCAAgtgcaatttaaaaaaagataaaaagtgaACCAGGTGACTGACTTTCACATAAAACTAATGCACTGGTCAAGCCTTCAGACAAGCTTATCCCATCTATTAAGGTAATTCACTGATATCCATGTGGATGaatacaactttaaaaaaaaaataatttgatttgatttaggaACTAAAATCACAACAAATAGTTTTACAGCAATTTCACACatcaatatttgttgttgttttttaatcatcctAAACAATGTACCCAGATGTTTTCATTATCAAAACCAACCTCCCCAAAGAGCATTATGAATTTCTTTCAGAATAGCAAAATAAAGTATTCTTGGTCAGACAGGCAGCGATCAACGCCAGCAAAACGAAGGCCATGGCCAGGGATatggtgattcccttctgtgcatgctcttCTCACCTTactacagttcagagcattgcaaagagagttagcaaaacacgtgctatccgcaaagcacgcttGTGTTCCCTTGGCAAAAATGATGCTACAAAAGGAtctgccatatttacctctgcttcgtgggcagtcaccattggccaggtagtaagggtaaactgccttcgggtttgtagacccacgggtaggctcttgtgttcctgataccggatattgcttaccctcgggcagtttgccttgcatCCGGCAAATTACCTgtaggtacacatttacccgcaggcacgatggtctctggAATACGGCCACAGAGAGGTAAAGAGGAGTTTAACATACAGGTGTAAGTACAAAACATTCCGGCAGATGCGCAACCATCTATTACCACCCGATAACTATGTTGTGCAAAAACCATGgctgagagagggtgagagagagagaaaaaaatacgtATAAACTGGTCTAGAAAAtacaagagagaaaacaaaaggggggaaataTGCAtgcattgcatggcaacaacaacaacagtaataaaaacaaacgaataaatgaatggcatagaaaatacacgaTTCTCCGAAAAATAACATAGTATTTATgcatgcgtgaaagagagagggaaagaagagagtaagtaagtaagagatagtaaagaaggagagagaggagaaacagtgttgagagagaaaggggagaagggagggagggaggaaaggagatagacacacagacaaagattcTTTACCGAAACAACATCGTGTTTGGTTCAGCACTTCAAAAGTTCTCAACTTTATGGATGATCGAAGATAAAGGTGTTGTGCAATTTTAAATATCCATCAGTATGAAGACTACACAGATCTCTAACATATAGTCTACTCCACCAACATGACTAAAGCAAACTGTACATAGTGAACGACATGCTGGCTGAGGGGGGCATCCAATGGAGCGTATAAAGAAGTGAGATGTAATCACTCTGGTTTTCCACAAATTAACGTGCACCATTATTCTGTATTTTTGTGGACTATCCAGGAGATACTGAGTATAGCATATTCAGACTATATGCCCAAACCGAAGGTAAGCTGAATGAGAAATGTACTGCATTTGAAAGTCGTTTTGAGTCCTCATCGTCCTCGAGAAGTGCTGTTCTCTGTTGAGTTTACCACAAGAGGTCAGTCAGCACTGctcgttcacacacatgcacgcgaacAACTGACAAACACGGATTCAGAAAGATGAAAGACCAGTCGCTGTGCATTCTAGATATTCATAGACACGCTTCAGAATAGCTTACAATGACGAATTGAAGTGAGGAATGAGGCAGGAAGAAGAATGGAATGTCTGGACAGACGTGTGAAATTACAGGTGCAAAACCTCTTTACGTTGGAAACAGACGTGTCGGAGCAAAAGGTGGGGTTTTCTCGAGAAGAAATAGAAAGCCTCTTTCAGTTCGATGGGCTAGACAAAGAGAACAGGCAAGCGACCGACAGTTGGCTCTTTGAATCTGGGTGTGTGCAGGCAGAATGAATCAGCAGCTCGTGGGAGAGTGGTGATGGTTTGACAGGTGGAGACGTCACAGAGATGAGGAGGTAACAGAGAATgctagttgttgcttttttctattctttgtgAGACACAAAGCCAGCGGAGCGACAGTAAGACTCGAGTGATGCGACCAGATCTTTTCCTGATAACAAGTCcagcagcagaattttgtattgGGTGAACTGATTTGAATGATGCGGTACGGGAGTTGCAGTTGTCAAAGTAAAGATTATAAGAGGAGCGACTCGACAAATTGACGTGAAACGTACGGTCAAACATACTGTCAATTCAAAATCCTGATAATCTGTGTGCCACAGTACACCTGATGTTCGTTAGCGATTTGGGCATTCATTTTGTTATCTGATTTTGCACTATGTTGTCTCTTGCGTTGTGATTAGTGTTAAATGACGTCCACATATTTGTAAAGTTTAAGCCAGTAAATGATTCTGTTCGACAAACTCGTATTAGAGcagaaatatttgtattttgtatttctttttgtcacgacagatttctctgtgtgaaattcaggctgctctccccagggagagcgcgtcgctacactacagcgccaccttctattgtattttttcctgtgtgcagttttattaattcctatcaaagtggatttttctacagaattttgccaggaacaacccttttgttgccgtgggttcttttacgtgcgctaagtgcatgctgcacacgggacctcggtttatcgtctcatccgaatgactagcgtccagaccaccactcaaggtctagtggagggggagaaaatatcggcggctgagctgtgattcgaaccagcgcgctcaaattctctggcttcctaggctgacgcgttacctctaggctatcacatATGAGGGGGCAGGGAGCGCCAGTGAACTCTAGAGATAAGTCAGACATGATCGTACTAAGCTGAGTCATTGTAGTGAAAGGCCAGGATGCTGATCACCATTATATTGCTTGCGATCACCAGGCAGAAGAAGAATCGGAAGAGCAGCTGGTCCAAGGACCGACTGACTCTCTGCCAGGTCATGTCCTGGGGCTGGGTGTAGGCCTCCTTTCTCACCTTCTTCTGCCTGGCCCACCTTGCCAGATGGACTTCCAGTTGGCTGCTTTTCACTTCTATTTCGTTGTGACCACTTGGACAGTCCGAGGAGATCATCTCCACCTCCGTGTGAACGGTGTGGCGGGGCTGGGACGGCGGGTCCAGGCAAAGCAGTAACTCCAGGCCGACGATCAGGgtctggagggtgggagggacggGGTGTTTGTGGGGATCTCGGTGGAAAAGTCTCAGGGACAGGATGCAGAATAGAACGAAAACAGCGGAGAGGATGAGCTGGCAGGATATGCTGACGGCCATGATGGACAGGGTCTCTGTGGAGGATGGCATGAGGTCCACGATGAAGCTCATGAAAACCGCGAGGGACAGGAAGGACGTGACAGCGTATGACAGCCGTTCTCCTGCAACACAAGGTGGGAGTCTCAGAGAAACAGTAACGCCAAACTGTTTGCAGTGTCATTTTATTTAGGTGTGTCATATACATTACTGGTAATAAGACACAGCAAAGAACTTAATCTAGTAAAAAGGAATGAAGCACATCCAGATTTACCTTCATTGCTGCTAACATTAACTTGCTTTCTCGGTCAAAATACTCACActcgttgaagaaaaaaaacaaaattgactGCAAAAGACAGCGATTTTCGTTTTTAGAACTTGATAATTTGTAGGCCATAGGTGTTTttagaggaaagaagagagatgaCCCTGGTAATCAGtttgagggatggggagaggtgacCCTGGTGATCAGcttgagggatggggagaggtgacCCCAAGAATCAGtttgagggatggggagaggtgacCCCAAGAATCAGtttgagggatggggagaggtgacCGCAAGAATCAGtttgagagatgggagaggtgaCCCCAAGAATCAGTTTGAGGGATGGGGCAGAGGTGATGGGGAGAGGTGACCCCAAGAATCAGtttgagagatggggagaggtgaCCCCAAGAATCAGtttgagagatggggagaggtgaCCCCAAGAATCAGtttgagagatggggagaggtgaCCCCAAGAATCAGTTTGAGGGATGGGGAGATGTGACCCTGATAACCTGTTTGAGGGACGAGGAGAGGTGGTCTTGGGGGATGATGTGACTCGTTGTGATAATTTTGACCTTTGTTTGTTTCAAGGGGGAGATTTGATCCTGGTTATCAGTACTCCCTGGGTGTTTCTTTAAGAGAGGTGTGAGACATGACCTTGGTAagtgttctttttgttctgtttttaccCTGGTGTTCATTTAGTGGAGGGAGGAAAATAGACCCACCTGCCTCTGACGGAATGGTGAAGACGAAGACACTGGTAACAGACAGCACGAACACTGGCATCAGCACCGTCAGGGCCAGTAACGTCGGTCTTCTGCGGAGCGTGACTTCATAGTTCAAAGCAGAAAGATTAGCTGAATTGGAGCTGATATCAGTTTTCCAGGCCCTGGTGGACATAAGCTGCCACTCGCTACAACTTAGGTAGGTATCGAGGTCTATGTGAGGTGAGTCAGGCTGCAAGACCACCTCAGTGGCATCGTCTCCCCAGCTGAACAGCTGCCAGGTGCACCGATGGAAGTCAAAGGGGAAATAAGTCACATCAATATGACAGAACGTCTCAAACTGATCACCTGGAAACCATCTCACCAAACCGCTGTCATAAAATTCCAACATACTGTTCTCTTCGCCGAAGGGTTGGAGCTTTTTCATCGTATTAGACATTGTCAGTCGCGGTTTCCACGTCTGGTCGCCAAAATGAGAGAATTTCCTGACACCTTCATAGTCTGCAGGCTCCCACGTCAGGTAGTCGTTCTGCCAAGCCACGCTCAACCAGCCGTTGCTGACCAGTTTCTGGATGACCGTGTCCAGACTGATAATGGATAGGAGGTGGAAGGAGATGTTGACGGCAGTGGGCTGTGTGAGGTCTTTCACGGGACGGATTTGGGAGTTCAACTTCGGCAGGTCATCGTAGAGTTTGCTAACGTTGAGGGCTGACTGACTGAGACATGTGTCCGTGGTCAGTACCACCAGGACAACGACCAGTGCTGCTCTCATTGTCCTGCAGTCTGAAGAAGAGAAAATGTCTGTTGAAAGGAcattggcctctgtgtgtgtgtgtgtgtgtgtgtgtgtgtgtgtgtgtgtgtgtgtgtgtgtgtgtgtgtgtgtgtgtgtgtgtgtgtgtgtgtgtgtgtgtctttctctgcttgagtgtgtatgtatgactgttttgtgtatctgtgtatgtgtgtttgtgtctgtgtgttgtgtgtgtccctgtctgatTTTAGAAGCTATTCTCTTGAAGAAAGTATAACACGTTTCACATAGAACTTCAAATGATAAGATTAATAACGACACAGGAAGAGTGCCGTGACTACAGACATGGAGGCTAATACCATCTGATACTAACTGATGATGACAGCTGAAAGATTACATCGGAAAGCCGTAAACTGTTTGCAAATCTAGACAATCTGACAACAATGTAGCACATATACTCAAGTAGCACGTATGATACAGTCTTtgatacaatgatcaagaaaatATTCGCACAAAACAGTAAGTGAAGAAGATTATAACTTCATTTTTCATTTTgcaaagatttttgttgttgttgttgttgtttttgtttgtttgtttgtttgttttgttttgttttgttttgtttttcagaaataTTTTGCAAACTACTAACAAAATGATATCAGTAATTTGCAACTGAACCAAGCACTTAGATAACGAACTAAAGTACAAACAAAATACGAAGTGTAAACCTTTACAGTAGAATATATAATTTTTTCAGTTTCGGGGGACTGCGGAGTCGCGCTGTGGGAGGTGATCGATACAGCGTCAGgtatggctggacaggtcagtacgGAAATGGCAGTCTCTCCCACACTGCATGCAGGTGAGGTCTGGCGCTGGGCCGTGTTCCTGACTTTGGGCCTTTCTCATCAGTCTCTTAGCCTTGAAACAATGGGCAATCATCCCTTCAAACTTGGAGACGTCTTTCTGAGTTGCCTGCCTCCGAGCCCATGTTTCTGAGGCTTCACAGGTGCTCAGGTGAATGTTAAGGCCTTCGTGTTTCTTTTGCAGACGTCTTTAAAGAGCCGTTGGGGAGTTTCATTTCTCCCTGTACTAGTTCTCCATTCAAGAGATCCTTGGGATTCCAGCCATCGTCCATTCGCATTAAGTGACTGAGCCAGCGCAAGTGACTCTGTTTCAGCAGGGTGTATTTGCTGGGGTGTCCAGGTCTCCCCAGGACGATGCTGTTTCGAactttgtcctgccaggtgaAGCTCATCAAAGCATTGGATGCATGAAATCTGGAAAGCATTGACCTTTTGTTCGTTTCGGGCTCACAGGGTCCAGGACTCAGTGCAATACAAGAGGGTGTTCATGACACAAACCCAGCAGACAAAGATCTCGGTGTGTTCCGTCAGCTTTCTGTTTGTCAATCCTCTCTATGTAAGCGTAGACATGGTGGTAACTGCTTTACTGATATGCTTATTTAGCCGAGTGTCAGGAGTGAGGGAGTCTGAGATCGTTGAACCCAAATACACAAAGTCATGGACAACATCCAGTAAATGGTCAGATGTTTTGATGTCGGGTGAAGAGTTCATACCCTGTCCAACGACCTGTTTTTCTTCAGACTGGTGATGAGTCTGAAGTCTCAGTTAACCCTGCTCAATCAGCACATGGATTACTGAAAGTCTTCAGCTGAGTCGGCAGTGACTGTTACATAATCTGCGAAGGGGCCTATTTCACTCCACTTCGAATGCCGAAGGTGTCTGATGTTGAACCAGCAAAGACCACAGTGCCTTTCTTGTATTCATGGAAAGATTTGTACTAATCCTGAGAAGTCTGGGTGGGCATCCAGTCGTGGGGAAGATCTTGAGGAGGCCAGCCCTACTGACCTGACCAAAGGCCTCCGTGAGATCTACGAAGTATATGAACTCTGTTccatgtatttttttcctgttgcTGTCTGTGAAAGAAGACCATGTTTACGATGGACTTGACTTCAAAACCACACTGCGATTCAGAGGAGACTATATCTGCAAGCACTTCGAGCCATTTCGTTAGCTCAAGTAAAGAATTCCCTGACGATAATGAGTAAAAACTTATAATTTAAAGCGATACTTAAGATTCAAGGTGATCCTGATTTCGAAACTAAAATGTTAAACGTCTACCTGTAATAAGTACATTTGTCTTGTTCTTTATAGGTGAATAAAATTTTGACAGAGAAATCGGTCAATGACTGATAAAGTATATCTATGGACTAAGAGGCCACAACTTTTAATTACTAGGgtcccttttattttattttatttttcaaatgaaAGAAATTATTTGTTTCTCTATTCCTAATCAATATCACagttgactagaatgaacataCAACAAAatcagtacaaaacaacaacatatagatgaaagaaaataaattgtGAAGCAAACTAAAAGTTATACCTCAAACAGGTACCACACCTTTCAGAAGATATGTGCAGGAGATGTGTATTGGGTAGACAGTGAACCAGTTCCAGTCAGTTCTGTATGGTGGCTCTCAATGAGCAGCGTCTCGCCCGGTGTCCAGTCAAAACGAGCTGTGATTCATACAGGGGGGTCAAAAGGAGTATCGGCGATCGTTAATGTGTGCCACGTGCATCTCGGCACCATCCCGCGCACACAGTACAGTTCGTGAGATGATGTAAGGGACCTCCATTAGCGTTCCGATATTCAACTAGGGAGAGTGAGTGaaggccagagaaagagagagacagggacaagagtgacagagacagagagtaagagagagagagtttactgtATGGTCTCCACTTTTAGATACATAGAGAAAGAATCTCGGGAGAAAAATAAAACGCTGTAAATAATGATAGTATGTGAACAACATATTGAAATAAAAAGTTCATAACTACCTTGTAGACAAGAAAATATTTCTGTTTGCAGCATTCCAAAAGCTAACATTTTGTATTACCTTTTATAGGAAAACAATATGCTCAAAGCTAGAAAGTTTATAATGTAGTTTCTTCTTCTCTATTATTCAGAGCATGATAAACAGGTTCGGGGATTATTTTCATTTTGCATTTAATTCTCGCCCCATGGGTCAGTAAGGAAGGTGAGGAGCAATGTGAAAAGTACGCGAGAGTTAGAtcggcagcattgttttgaatttccttttaattcactgaagaagattatgtggacagcctgtgagaataATTTACAGAAGTTGATTCGTGATAGCACAACAAAGGAAGGCAtgagaggttgttgttgttgttgttttgtttttgggggttttttttattggtttctttttttgtttttgtttttgttgttggtgtgttttttttttttggggggggggttcttttgttttttgttttgttgttgtttttgttgttgttttgttgttgttgttgttttgttgttgttgttgttgtttttactttaaaCAGAAAGGTACCAAAGAACAGAGTTAATATTGACTTGCCTATCAGACTAACCACATGAGCATGAacactgaggtttgagtcaaggaTAACTCCGAAGTTCCACCAACCATAAGACAgccggaagagagacagaagtggCGATTCTGAAAGACGAAATAACCATAGTTTCAGTTTGGCCACCAGTTAGCTTTGAATTTGTaaaatgtcatccaggatttaacgtGAAGAATCTATTCTTGCATTGACTGAATCAGACTGTCTGTTTGGCAAGGTCTTGCAGACTTCTGCAGTTGAATATCATCAGCAGAAGTGACGGACGCAACAGACGAGTCGTTAAAAGTTAGACAtagtctgaaggtcctgggtaACGGCGTCTGGCGGgaaaagggtgcagattttttttccgatctcccaggtcaacataatgtgcagacctgctagtgccttaaccccactcgtgtgtatacgcacaaagaaggtcaaatacgcacgttaaagatcatgttatctatgtcagcgttcgttgggttatggaaacaagaacatatccagcatgcacaacctcgcaaatggagtatggctgcctacatggcggggtaaatgaacaaaacggtcatacacttaaaatgttacactaagtatgtatgtgtgcgtgcctggaatctgattgaattacacaggaaatgaatgaagagcgcccaatggcagctgtcagtcggctccgcCCGGGTAGACAACCCGAGTTtgcaaagtgcttagagcttggtctccgaccgaggacaggcggtatataagtatctatatcaaatcAGAAGTGTGGGgaagaacagaatgaccagaCATAACATCAGAAAGAGGAATGGTATACAGAATGAACAGAACGGGGACAAGACAGCTTTGTGGCACACTggaggagatcagggttggatcaaaCTGAAAGTTATCATAGACAGTCTGGAAGCGAATGGACACAGGtgcaaagcaacaaaaggaacaccctGACATTACTTTCCATAAGGATATAATACAACTTACTGTGATTCAAATTCTTTCATACGTATAACATTTTTTTAGCGTAACAAAAATCAGAGAAGACACCAGGTAATGTTGAAGTTATAAAGACAGCAGGAAATTAAGACGATTTTGTCCTACCACAAAGTTTATTTGTAATGAAATACATTTTTTTCTAGCTTGACTTGACTTCGGGGATCTTGGTTTTGAAAACAGTGTTGGTCTTACACACACGAACAGTAACAAAGTTCCTGTAAACATAATGAAAATAGTTGACTGCTGGATCCAGTAAATATGAAGTAAAAACTGAAAGAGATGTACAAGTACTTTTGTATAAGCGGTGGTGTATGATCCACACGAGATGGGTTCAGTAGCTCTCACCCATCTCAACCTCTTCTTTTGCTGAGCGAATCCCTCTCACCCCTTCACTCTGCAGCTACTCCTTAAGACCTGCTATCGTCAGTTGATACAGGGTTTGTGACCTGAAAGCTACTTAGGTCATCTCGTGTGGACCCTACACCACCGCTTATGGAAAGGTAATTGTACCTCTGCTTTTCTTGGCTTTCTGGTCGATCTGTTTGTGAACAGTTAAatcaggtaccccccccccctatttttcACTGTGCTCCCACACGTCGCCTCCCTCTCTTCGCCACTGGCAGTTCATCACCCAGAAGGCCGAATCTCGGAAAGAAACCTTCTAGGATGACACCCTGCGACGAGAGGCAGGATGTGCTTTTCCAGTACTGCCTGAAGGGCAGTGTTGTGACGGCAGCCGTACGGTCCACAAGGCACTCAAGTCCCGATTTCAAGTAATCGCGAAAAGATGCTCTGTCCATCGCACGAATGTTGCGGACACTGCGGTACACTCATAGAGGAAGGGAGATTCTTCAGAGTCAATTCGTATCGGATGACTTGTGATGTGGTATTGACATTTAAGGAGTTCACTATCTACCACTTATTACCGACATACACCGACTTATTCGGACGAAACGCTTGCttcaaataagtaaatgaaataaatgaaggaCTTCAACAAGCTTAAAAAGAGTTTAAATCCAGACTGCAGCTGCATACATCAACATAGGCTTGACGTAAGCATAACATGATTCAACGAAAGCTGACTGGTCCCTGACTGTCATAACTCCACATAACTTTGATGATCTCTACCGCCctggttttgtgtttgtctgtaccttcttttaatataaaaaagatagttttgtggtcaagacagacagacagacagacagacagaaaggttcctatgtatatttattcatgtaaggcCGTGAACAGGGGTTAACAGATTTTCGCACATGTCATCCTAACGGCTTGTAACTATGCCACACATTCCTCACTGAACAGACGTCCGAATGTAGGGCAACAAAGTGATGGAATTGGGGATTCAGAGATAaaatatataaatctctctctctctctctctctctctctctctctctctctctctctctctctctctctctctctctctctcagttaaggATATACTTTTAattaaatgtgtg
The sequence above is a segment of the Babylonia areolata isolate BAREFJ2019XMU chromosome 19, ASM4173473v1, whole genome shotgun sequence genome. Coding sequences within it:
- the LOC143294013 gene encoding acetylcholine receptor subunit alpha-1-A-like, with the translated sequence MRAALVVVLVVLTTDTCLSQSALNVSKLYDDLPKLNSQIRPVKDLTQPTAVNISFHLLSIISLDTVIQKLVSNGWLSVAWQNDYLTWEPADYEGVRKFSHFGDQTWKPRLTMSNTMKKLQPFGEENSMLEFYDSGLVRWFPGDQFETFCHIDVTYFPFDFHRCTWQLFSWGDDATEVVLQPDSPHIDLDTYLSCSEWQLMSTRAWKTDISSNSANLSALNYEVTLRRRPTLLALTVLMPVFVLSVTSVFVFTIPSEAGERLSYAVTSFLSLAVFMSFIVDLMPSSTETLSIMAVSISCQLILSAVFVLFCILSLRLFHRDPHKHPVPPTLQTLIVGLELLLCLDPPSQPRHTVHTEVEMISSDCPSGHNEIEVKSSQLEVHLARWARQKKVRKEAYTQPQDMTWQRVSRSLDQLLFRFFFCLVIASNIMVISILAFHYNDSA